CGATGGCGCCGTGATAGCGGCGGTGCAGCTCGAGCGCTTCGTCGGCCAGGCTGCGCGCCTCGCTCGTGAAGGCGTGGTCGATCAGCGCCGATTCCCCCTCGTAGACCAGGTGCCGGGTGCGATCCTGGACGTAGTCCGGGTCGACATCGTCCGCCGCCACGCCGAGCGCTATCGCCGCGTTCGCCACCGCTCCGGCGACTGCCGGGCCGACCCGCAGGTCGAGGACGCGCGGCACGATACGGTCGTACCCCAGCTCCTTGTCCGGAACGAGCGAGGCGATGGCGTCGGCCGCGGCGATCAGCATCTCGTCGTAGATGCGCGCCGCGCGGGCGTCGATCACCCCGCGCAGGATCCCCGGGAAGGCCAGGGCGACGTTCATCCCGTGCCGGTAGTTGGCGCCGCCGGTCAGGACCACGGCGGCGCCGGCCGCGCGCGCCTCCTCGGCGCCGATCTCCGGGTCCGGGTTGGCCAGGGCGAAGACGATCGCCTTCTTGCTCATGGTCCTGATCATCTCCGGTTGCACGGTGCGCGCCGCCGACAGCCCGACGAACAGGTCGGCCCCCTTGAGGGCGTCGGCGATGCTGCCCTTGTGGCTGTCCGGGTTCAGCTCGGCGCCCGCCACCTCCTTGAAGCGGTTCATCCCCTCCGGCCGGCCGCGCCAGACGATGCCGTGACGGTCGCACAGTGTGATGTCCGGCACGCCCGCCTTGCGCAGGAAGCGGGCCACGCTGATGCCGGCGCCGCCGGCGCCGGTGATCACCGCGCGGATCGAGCCGATCTCCTTGCCGACGATCTTGAGGGCGTTCCTGAGCGCCGCCAGCACCGTGGCGCAGGACCCCTGCATGTCGTTGAAGAAGAACGGCACCGGCAGGTCCGCCTCGCTCATCCCGTCCAGGGCTTCCAACAATTCGAACGAGCGCGGCGAGGCGATGTCCTCGATGGCGAAGCCGCCGAAGGTCGGCGTCAGACACTGGATGAGGCGCGCCAGCCGGGACGGGTCGCGCTCGGTGACGCACAGCGGGAAGGCGTCGATGCCGGCGAGCGACTTGAACAGGACCGACTTCCCCTCCATCACAGGAAGGGCCGCCAGGGGGCCGGCGTCGCCGAACGAGCCGACCGACGAGCCGTCGGTCAGGATGGCCACGGCGTTGCCGCGCACGGTGTAGATGAACGACGACTCCGGATCGTCGCGGATCGCCAGGCACGGCTCCGCGACGCCCGGCGTGTAGACCAGGCTCAGGACGTACTCGTCGCGGATCGGGATCTTGCTCTGGATGCCGATGAGGCCGCGGCTGCGGCGATAGTGCTCGAGGACTTCCTGCGGGTCGATCCGGTCGGCGCCGGAGGGTCGCTTCACCGCCGCGCCTCCTCGGCCCGCGACAGGTGAAAGACCAGGTTCTCGAGCTGGATCTTCAGATCGACCGCCTTCAGGGTGATCCCGGGACGGGCCTTGAGCTGCGCCGGGGCGAAGTTCAGGACCGCCCGGATACCCGCGCGTCGCACCAGGTCGAACACCTTCTGGGCCGCGGGAGCCGGCACCGCCAGGATGGCGATGCTCACCCTGTCGCGCCGGGCGACCTCGGTCAGCGACCCGATGTCCAGGACCGGCACCCCGCCGCGCGAGCGCCCCCCCACCTTGCCCGTATCATTATCGAACAACGCGACGATCTGGAACCCCCCCGCGTTGAAGCCGGCATAGTCGGCCAGCGCCATACCGAGATTACCCGCCCCCACGATGACGACCTTGCGGTTGCGCGTCAGCCCCAGGATCTTGATGACGTCGTCCTTCAGGTGGGCGACGACGTACCCGACACCGCGCACGCCGAACTCGCCGAAGTACGCCAGGTCCTTGCGGATCTGCGCCGAGTTGAGGCCGAACTTCTCGGCCAGCGTCTGGGAGGAGACGGTCCTGACACCCGCAGTCTGGAGATCCTCGAGGCAGCGCAGGTACACCGACAGACGCTGGGCCGTCAGGTCCGAGATTGCAGCGCCGCTTCGCCGTGGCCCAGCCACCTTGTGCCTCGATTCACAAAGTCGAGGCAATCGTAGCGGCCGCGCGGCGGGGAGTCAAGGCGGGAGCAGGCCTCAGGCCAGCCGCTGCGCCAGCGCCAGGAGGAAGGAGGGGAAGAACCCGATCCAGAGCGTCGCCGCGGCGGCGGCGAAGATGGCGAGGGCCTCGGAGGGGCGGAGCGGCGCCGGGCCCTCTTCGCCGGCCGGGTCGCGGACGTACATCTGCATGACGACGCGCAGGTAGTAGAAGGCGCCGACGACGGAGGCGAGGACGCCGACGATAGCCAGGTCGTAGCGCCCGGCGTCGACGGCCGCCTTGAAGACGTAGAACTTCCCCATGAAGCCGCCGGTCGGCGGGATGCCGGTCAACGACAGCATGAAGATCGCCATGGCGGCGGCCAGAAACGGGCGCCGCCGTGACAGACCCGCGTACGCGGTGATGGCGTATCCCTGGTCTCCCTCACCGGCGCGGCCGAGGATGGCCGCCACGGAGAAGGCGCCGATCGTCATGAAGGCATAGACCCCCAGGTAGAACAGGACCACAGAGCGCCCCGGCCCGCCGGCTCCGGCCGACACGACGGCGACCAGGAGGTACCCGGCATTGGCGATGCTGGAGTAGGCGAGCATCCTCTTGATGTTCTGCTGCGCCAGCGCCACGAGATTGCCGACGACCATCGTCAGGAGAGCAAGGATCGACAGGATGGCGCTCCAGCGCGCGTGCAGAGGCTCGGCCCCCAGGGCGACCGACAGCACGCGCAGGAGCGCCGCGAACGCCGCCGCTTTCGTGCCGGCCGCCATGAAGCCGGCGACCGGGGCCATGGCCCCCTGGTACACATCCGGGGCCCAGAAATGGAACGGCACCGCGGCGATTTTGAAGGCCAGGCCGACGAGGACGAGCGCCGTGGCCGCCAGCACCATCGGGTCGACGGGGCCGCCTCGCTCCGCCGCGATGAGCGAGGCGAGACCGGGCAGGTCGATCCGCCCGCTCGCCCCGTAGAACAGCGCGATCCCGTACAGGAGGAACCCGGTCGAGAAGGCGCCGAGCAGGAAATACTTCAGCGCTCCCTCGATGGCGTTCACCTGGTCGCGCGTAAAGCCGGCCAGCACGTACAGCGAAATGGACAGAATCTCCAGCCCGAGGAAGATGGTGAGGAGGTTCTCGCTCGATGCCATCATCGACATCCCCACGACGGAGAACTGGACGAGGGCGAAGAACTCCCCGAATGCGTGCCCCACGGTCCGCAAGTGGTGCACCGACGCCAGGACCGTCAGGAGCGCGACCACCACGAAGATCAGGTGGAACGCGAGGGCCTGGGAATCGACCAGGATCGCCTGCTCGAACAGCTCCTCGCGGTAGCCCCGCGCCATGAGCGACAGCGCGGCGACGCCGGACATGACGAGGAACGCCAGTGCGGCCAGGCCGTGCCAGCGCACGTCGAGGTCATCGGCCACCGCCACCATCAGCAGGACGAACATCCCGCCGATGGCGGGCAGGAGCATCGGCATCAGGCCGGACAGATCGTTCAGCATCATCGCAGCACGTAGATCAGGATCAGGATCGTTGCGAAGAAGAACAGGAAGGCGTAGTTCTGGACGTAGCCGGTCTGCGCCAGACGCAGCATCTGGCTCGCCAGATCGGTCGCCGCCCCCGCCGCGTTGACCAGGCCGTCCACCAGCTTTTCGTCGAACGCCGCGGCGGCGCGGCACAGTCCGCGGTAGGGACGCAGGAGGATCGCCTCGTACGCCTCGTCGACGTAGAACTTGTCCCTGACGACGCGGGCGAGGCCGGTCGGCTCCGCGGCGGGCGCCATGGCGCCGAGCGGCCGGCGACCGTAGATGGTCCACGCTGTCGCGATTCCCGCGACGGAAACGAGGAGGGTGACGGCGAGGGCGCTCCACTCCGAAGGAACGGCGATCACGGCCGAATCGATCGAGCGCAGGTGCAGGACCGGGGAGAGGTAGTCCTCGAGGTAATTCGGGACGACGCCCCCGCCCAGGAACCTGGGAACGCCCAGGAGGCCCGCCAGAGCCGAGCCGATGGCCAGGACCACGAGTGGCAGCGTCATGACCGCCGGCGACTCGTGCACATGGTGCAGCGTCTCCTCGCTCATCCGTGGCCCGCCGGCGAACACGAGAAGGTAAAGACGGGTCATGTAGAACGCCGTGATGCCGGCGGTGAGGACCCCCATCATCCACAGGGCGAGCAGAATCCCCGCGCCGCTCTCCCCTGCCGCCTCCAGGACCCCGGCGAGGATTCCGTCCTTGCTGAAGAATCCCGCGAAGGGGGGGATGCCGGCGATCGCCAGGACCGCGACCAGGAAAGTCGCGTGGGTCACAGGCAGGCGGCGGCGCAGTCCGCCCATCTTCTTGATGTTCTGCTCCCCGGACATGGCGTGGATGACCGAGCCGGCGCCCAGGAACAGCAGCGCCTTGAAGAAGGCGTGCGTCATGAGGTGAAAGACCGAGGCGGA
The Candidatus Dormiibacterota bacterium DNA segment above includes these coding regions:
- a CDS encoding redox-sensing transcriptional repressor Rex, with the translated sequence MAGPRRSGAAISDLTAQRLSVYLRCLEDLQTAGVRTVSSQTLAEKFGLNSAQIRKDLAYFGEFGVRGVGYVVAHLKDDVIKILGLTRNRKVVIVGAGNLGMALADYAGFNAGGFQIVALFDNDTGKVGGRSRGGVPVLDIGSLTEVARRDRVSIAILAVPAPAAQKVFDLVRRAGIRAVLNFAPAQLKARPGITLKAVDLKIQLENLVFHLSRAEEARR
- a CDS encoding malic enzyme-like NAD(P)-binding protein, producing the protein MKRPSGADRIDPQEVLEHYRRSRGLIGIQSKIPIRDEYVLSLVYTPGVAEPCLAIRDDPESSFIYTVRGNAVAILTDGSSVGSFGDAGPLAALPVMEGKSVLFKSLAGIDAFPLCVTERDPSRLARLIQCLTPTFGGFAIEDIASPRSFELLEALDGMSEADLPVPFFFNDMQGSCATVLAALRNALKIVGKEIGSIRAVITGAGGAGISVARFLRKAGVPDITLCDRHGIVWRGRPEGMNRFKEVAGAELNPDSHKGSIADALKGADLFVGLSAARTVQPEMIRTMSKKAIVFALANPDPEIGAEEARAAGAAVVLTGGANYRHGMNVALAFPGILRGVIDARAARIYDEMLIAAADAIASLVPDKELGYDRIVPRVLDLRVGPAVAGAVANAAIALGVAADDVDPDYVQDRTRHLVYEGESALIDHAFTSEARSLADEALELHRRYHGAIEIVSKIPLKDEHTLLVIANPGVGVPVAEIIKTPLKVWEYTTKGNLVAVITDGSAVLGLGNIGPEAALPVMEGKCVLFKTLAGVEAIPICLGTQDTEEIIAIVKSLEPSLGGVNLEDIAAPRCFEIEKRLRVETDIPIFHDDQHGTAVVVLVGMINALRLTGRDIGKVKVTLNGAGAAGIAVTRLLMKAGVKDVILCDTHGILVPGREHMNSEKEAMAALTNPERRKGTLAEALRGRDLFIGLSAPNVVTPDMVRAMAARPIIFALANPVPEIAPEAALQAGAAVVATGRSDYKNQINNAIAFPGIFRGALDVAARNINDDMKIAAAHALADLVPDYELSPDYLMPKALDFRGAPEVAAAVARAAIETGEARRRVDPRLILENTRDYLYGGTLRALPGEPIGDQPVLPLVK
- a CDS encoding NADH-quinone oxidoreductase subunit L — encoded protein: FVGACGKSAQIPLYVWLPDAMAGPTPVSALIHAATMVTAGVYVTCRMSPLYAQSPQAMLTVAIVGGFTALFAAVIGVAQDDIKKVLAYSTVSQLGYMMLAAGVGAFSASVFHLMTHAFFKALLFLGAGSVIHAMSGEQNIKKMGGLRRRLPVTHATFLVAVLAIAGIPPFAGFFSKDGILAGVLEAAGESGAGILLALWMMGVLTAGITAFYMTRLYLLVFAGGPRMSEETLHHVHESPAVMTLPLVVLAIGSALAGLLGVPRFLGGGVVPNYLEDYLSPVLHLRSIDSAVIAVPSEWSALAVTLLVSVAGIATAWTIYGRRPLGAMAPAAEPTGLARVVRDKFYVDEAYEAILLRPYRGLCRAAAAFDEKLVDGLVNAAGAATDLASQMLRLAQTGYVQNYAFLFFFATILILIYVLR
- a CDS encoding NADH-quinone oxidoreductase subunit N is translated as MMLNDLSGLMPMLLPAIGGMFVLLMVAVADDLDVRWHGLAALAFLVMSGVAALSLMARGYREELFEQAILVDSQALAFHLIFVVVALLTVLASVHHLRTVGHAFGEFFALVQFSVVGMSMMASSENLLTIFLGLEILSISLYVLAGFTRDQVNAIEGALKYFLLGAFSTGFLLYGIALFYGASGRIDLPGLASLIAAERGGPVDPMVLAATALVLVGLAFKIAAVPFHFWAPDVYQGAMAPVAGFMAAGTKAAAFAALLRVLSVALGAEPLHARWSAILSILALLTMVVGNLVALAQQNIKRMLAYSSIANAGYLLVAVVSAGAGGPGRSVVLFYLGVYAFMTIGAFSVAAILGRAGEGDQGYAITAYAGLSRRRPFLAAAMAIFMLSLTGIPPTGGFMGKFYVFKAAVDAGRYDLAIVGVLASVVGAFYYLRVVMQMYVRDPAGEEGPAPLRPSEALAIFAAAAATLWIGFFPSFLLALAQRLA